A window of Bacillus spongiae contains these coding sequences:
- a CDS encoding YdbC family protein, producing MLIKWIKCTVLEKNKTAFAKAQEGWENVKYAEGFLGQFGGWDRKNPLEAGILAFWRDSASYQYFMDHLHDELFAGSNQEVTYSTISVSTFEKLSNLTSTDLTKLFHTGEVIRVADCLVESGEQTNFEKAQHDVWNKGMEEASGMLAGVFCHSSSNSEAYLVASIWKDHQSHDDYVAKSLPLLKKQSHVKRTTKQVTGNIIDINPRWTIIPANREKPFSS from the coding sequence ATGCTAATCAAGTGGATTAAATGTACTGTACTAGAGAAAAATAAAACGGCATTCGCGAAGGCTCAAGAAGGATGGGAGAATGTAAAATATGCGGAAGGTTTTTTAGGTCAATTCGGTGGTTGGGATAGAAAAAACCCTTTAGAAGCAGGGATTCTAGCCTTTTGGAGAGATAGTGCCTCCTACCAATATTTTATGGACCATTTGCATGATGAATTGTTTGCAGGGAGTAATCAGGAAGTAACGTATTCAACGATTTCTGTTTCGACATTCGAAAAGCTCTCTAATTTAACTTCAACGGACTTAACAAAATTGTTCCATACGGGAGAGGTAATTCGTGTGGCCGATTGTCTTGTTGAATCTGGCGAGCAAACGAATTTTGAAAAAGCACAACATGATGTATGGAATAAAGGCATGGAAGAAGCATCTGGAATGTTAGCGGGAGTCTTTTGCCATAGTTCATCGAATTCTGAAGCGTATTTGGTCGCTTCGATTTGGAAGGATCACCAGTCACATGATGATTATGTTGCAAAATCTCTGCCGTTGTTAAAAAAACAATCACATGTTAAGAGGACAACAAAGCAAGTAACAGGAAATATAATTGACATAAACCCGAGGTGGACAATTATTCCTGCAAATAGAGAAAAGCCTTTCTCTTCATAG
- a CDS encoding GNAT family N-acetyltransferase: protein MDMKMDVLTNDDIRGIIMLSASVGWDYDEHEVSTVMASGKVIGHRNEQGHLVSCGAVIPYGDRLASIGMIIVHPAYQGKGLGREVTESCLQSISTSTTVMLIATAEGKPMYEGMGFQVVESVHKYIRNKDSSRHSNEKLEKRIVPMKAEDMAQVIEIDKGAFGENRATFLKNRIKQAKEAVVVKSEDGKIIGYSLSILGPVNLIIGPIVAPSKEWATRLIDRLALNHHGNVRIDVPKGHPELMVYLERVGFEKVSEPPVMVKNTTKLPKRNHTLFGIAAQVFG, encoded by the coding sequence ATGGATATGAAAATGGATGTACTTACGAATGATGATATTCGAGGAATTATCATGCTATCCGCCTCGGTTGGATGGGATTATGATGAGCATGAAGTAAGCACAGTTATGGCGTCAGGCAAGGTTATTGGTCACAGAAATGAACAAGGTCATCTTGTATCATGTGGGGCTGTAATCCCCTATGGTGATCGATTAGCCTCAATTGGGATGATTATTGTTCACCCTGCTTATCAAGGGAAAGGACTTGGGAGAGAAGTAACTGAAAGCTGTTTACAAAGTATTTCCACCTCTACGACCGTGATGCTAATTGCCACCGCTGAAGGCAAACCGATGTATGAAGGGATGGGCTTTCAAGTAGTGGAGTCTGTTCATAAGTATATTCGTAATAAGGATTCGAGTAGGCATTCGAATGAAAAGCTAGAAAAGAGAATAGTCCCAATGAAAGCAGAGGATATGGCTCAGGTGATAGAAATAGATAAAGGGGCTTTTGGGGAGAATCGAGCGACATTCTTAAAGAATCGAATCAAGCAAGCAAAGGAAGCGGTTGTTGTGAAAAGCGAAGATGGAAAAATAATCGGATACAGCCTATCAATTTTAGGGCCGGTTAATTTGATTATTGGACCCATTGTCGCACCGAGTAAAGAATGGGCAACAAGGCTTATTGATAGGCTAGCGTTAAATCATCATGGCAACGTAAGGATAGATGTACCAAAAGGTCATCCAGAACTAATGGTGTACTTAGAGCGGGTTGGTTTTGAGAAAGTGAGTGAACCGCCAGTTATGGTAAAAAACACAACGAAGTTGCCAAAGCGTAATCATACATTATTTGGAATAGCTGCCCAAGTTTTTGGGTAA